The following DNA comes from Microcella sp..
GACGAGGTCGTCGCCCGGCACGAAGTGCGCGGTGTACACGGCGAGCGGGTCGGCGGCGTCGAGCACGGCAGCGCGGGCGCCCAGTTCGGCGGGGTTCGCAGTCATGCCGCGAGCCTAGCCGCGCCCCGGCATGCCCTGACTTGCCAGTTGTTGTCGCTTCACCGGCAGGTGGCGGCAACAACTGACCACTCGCCGACGGGCAGCTCGCCAAGGATGTCGAGGACTACTGCGCGGCGAACGCGAGCCCGGGGCGCTGCACCGCGAGGCGCACGTCGTCTCCGACGTCGGGCAGCTCGACCGCGGCCATGCGCAGCTGCACCGAAGGCCCGCTCACGAGGTCGGCCGTGATCATGGCGTCGTGCCCGGCGTACGAAATGGCCGCGACGCGGGCGTCGGCGCCCGCCGCCGCCTGGGCGAGCAGGTCGGGGCGCGGAACGATCCACTCGGGGCGCAGCATGAGCCGCACCGAGTCGCCATCGGCCGGGGTGAACCCCACGGCCGACGCCTCGACCGACCCCAGCGCGCACACCACGCGACCGTGCCGCCACTGCCCGGGCAGTTCGACGACGTCGCCGACGAATGAGGCCACCCAGTCAGAGGCGGGGTGCTGGTAGATCTCTTCGGGCGTGCCGAACTGCGCGAGGCGCCCGTCGTGCAGCACGGCGACTCGGTCGGCGAGAGTGAGCGCCTCTTCTTGGTCGTGCGTGACGAGCAGAGAGGTCGTGCCCTGCGCGCGCAGCAGTTCGGCGACCTCGCGGCGCAGGCCCGTGCGCAGCTGGGTGTCGAGGGCGGCGAAGGGTTCGTCAAGCAGCAGCAGATCGGGGCGGGGTGCGAGAGCACGCGCGAGCGCGACACGCTGCGCCTGCCCGCCCGAGAGCTGGTTGGGGGCGCGGCCGGTGAGGTCGCCGAGGCCGACGAGCGACGCGAGCTCGGCAACGCGTGCCTCGCGCGCTGATCGTGGCGAGGGGGCGCGGTCACCCTCAGCCGCGCCTTCCACAACTTCGGAAGGGAAGAAACTCGACCGGCTTTGACCGCCGCGACCGCGCGGCACCGCGAAGCCAATGTTGTCGCCGACCGACAGGTGCGGAAACAACGAGGCCTCTTGCGGCACCCAGCCGATGCCGCGCTTTTCGGGCGCGACGGTGCGGCCGGCGCGCGAGATCT
Coding sequences within:
- a CDS encoding ABC transporter ATP-binding protein — translated: MSDLVVDAVSVTHGSTLAIDDVSLSIRSGELVAVLGPSGCGKTTLLLAIAGLLPVRSGTITIGDREISRAGRTVAPEKRGIGWVPQEASLFPHLSVGDNIGFAVPRGRGGQSRSSFFPSEVVEGAAEGDRAPSPRSAREARVAELASLVGLGDLTGRAPNQLSGGQAQRVALARALAPRPDLLLLDEPFAALDTQLRTGLRREVAELLRAQGTTSLLVTHDQEEALTLADRVAVLHDGRLAQFGTPEEIYQHPASDWVASFVGDVVELPGQWRHGRVVCALGSVEASAVGFTPADGDSVRLMLRPEWIVPRPDLLAQAAAGADARVAAISYAGHDAMITADLVSGPSVQLRMAAVELPDVGDDVRLAVQRPGLAFAAQ